The Candidatus Sphingomonas colombiensis genome contains the following window.
TGCGTTCATCAACCCTCTCCAGCCACGATATATTTAGTTACCTAACATATTACATCGGTCAGGCTGACTGTCAAATTATCGAAAGAACAAAGACGTTTTCAGGCGCATCTGGACGGGCGGCGCGGCGTGCCGCTAGGCTTGCGGGAACATCCGGGAGAGAATTTATGCGTGCACCTGCTTTTGCTTCACTTGCCCTTGCCCTCCTGCCCGCGATGGCGATGGCCGCCGAGCCCGCGCCATCGTCGGCATTACTCGCGGCGGTGAAGGCACCGAGCCGCACGACGGCCAATATTGCCCGCGATCGCTATCGCCATCCGGCCGAAACGCTCGCCTTCTTCGGCGTCAAGCCGACCGACACCGTCGTAGAGATCTGGCCGTCCGGTGGATGGTATACCGAGATTCTGGCGCCCTATGTGATGAAGCGCGGCGTGCTTTACGCGGCGGCGGCCAACGACAAGGGCCTGAACGGCGTGCGTGCGCTCGCGACCGCGCATCCGTCGGTTTACAAAGGCCTGCGCCACGCGACCTTCCCCGCAGCAGCCGGGCAGGCCGGGGTTCCCAACGGCACCGCCGACGTGGTCCTCACCTTCCGCAACGTCCATAATTGGCGCTTCGGCGCGACCGATCAGACACAGGCCGCGTTCGATCAGATGTTCGCCATGCTGAAACCGGGCGGCGTGCTTGGTGTCGAGGAACATCATTTGCCCGAGGATCAGGTCGGCGTCGAAGAGGGCAAGAGCGGCTATATGAAACGCTCGTCGGTGATCGCTTATGCGACGAAGGCGGGTTTCAAGTTCGCGGGCGAAAGCAAGGTCAACGCCAACCCCAAGGATACGCACGATTATCCGGGCGGCGTCTGGACGCTGCCGCCGAGCTACGCCGAAAAGGACAAGGATCGCGCGCGTTACGCCGCGATCGGTGAGAGCGATCGTATGACGCTCAAATTCGTCAAACCGCGCTGAAACGCGCCATCGTCACATAAGAGGAATCGGGTGGGCGCCTGCGGCAAGGCGCCCACCTGCACCCTCAGGTCAGCGCGGAATAGATCAGCGTCTTCAGCTCGCGGCGGATCGGATAAAGCGACGATGGGCTCAATTGCGTCATGAACACCATGTGCATCCGCTCGACCGGATCGACGAAGAACGACGTCGAGAAGATTCCGCCCCAATAATATTCCCCCGCCGTTCCCGGGATCATCGCGCGCGCCAGATCCTGCGTCACCGCGAAGCCGAGGCCGAAGCCGGTGCCGGCATTCTGCGTTTCGCTGAACATCGATCGCGACATGCTCGACAAATCGGATTTCCCCGGCAGGTGGTTCATCGTCATCAGATCGAGCGTCTTGCGACCGAGGATGCGGGCGCCATCCAGTTCGCCGCCATTGGCGCACATCTGGCAAAAACGATGATAGTCCAGCGCGGTGGATACGAGGCCGCCACCGCCTGAAAACAGCGTCGGCGTGGCCCGCCACATGCTGCTTTCCGCACGATCGTATATCACGCGGCCCTGCGCCGGCCCGGCCCAATTATAGCAATCGGTCAACCGGTCCGCCTTGCTTGCGGGCACGACGAAGCCGGTGTCGTCCATCTTCAGCGGCTTGAAGATCTTTTCCGCGAAATACCGGTCCAGCGGCAAGCCGGACACGCGCTGGATGACCGCGCCCAGCACATCGGTCGACACCGAATAATTCCACGCCGCACCCGGCGAGAATTCGAGCGGCTGCCTGGCCAGTTCCGCCACCCACCCGTCAAGATCATTGCCGCCGTACCAATTGTCGACCCTGTCGGCGTCGACCTTCTCCGCACGATAGGCCGCATCGACGTTACCGCGGTTCTGAAAGCCATAGGTCAGCCCCGAGGTGTGCCGCAGCAGATCGATCATCCGCATCGGCTCCGCCATCGGCGTCGTCGGCAGAAACGGCACGCTGCCGCCGCCACCATTATAGACCCCGGTATCCGCAAACTCCGGCAGGACGTGATGCACCGGCGTGTCGAGCGCAACGCTGCCTTCCTCCACCAGCATCATGAACGCGATCGAGGTGACGGGCTTCGTCATGCTCGCAATGCGGAAGATCGAACCCTCGTCGATCGGCTTGGCCGACCCTTCGCACGCCGCTCCCTGGCTGGAGAAATGCACGATCTCGCCGTCGCGGCTGATCAATAGCTGGGCGTTCGGCAGCTTCCCCGTATCGAGATAGCGATCCTTCAGAAATGCATCGATCCGATTAAGGCGGGTGGCGTCGAAGCCGTATTTTTCAGGCGTTTTCTTCAGCATCGCTCGTCCTTATCGCGGGGTAGAAGTGGCGGCGCTCAAACCAGCTTTTCCAGCATCTGCTGGAAGGCGGCGGCTGTCACCGAAACGTTCCGGGCCGATACACACCGGGAATCGTCCTCCGCAACGTGGTGAAAGCGATGGATGCCGAAAACCCCGGCGGCGCTCGGGTAACCAGCCTTGATGATCTCATCGAGTTCGCCGGCCGACAGCACGTTGC
Protein-coding sequences here:
- a CDS encoding serine hydrolase; protein product: MLKKTPEKYGFDATRLNRIDAFLKDRYLDTGKLPNAQLLISRDGEIVHFSSQGAACEGSAKPIDEGSIFRIASMTKPVTSIAFMMLVEEGSVALDTPVHHVLPEFADTGVYNGGGGSVPFLPTTPMAEPMRMIDLLRHTSGLTYGFQNRGNVDAAYRAEKVDADRVDNWYGGNDLDGWVAELARQPLEFSPGAAWNYSVSTDVLGAVIQRVSGLPLDRYFAEKIFKPLKMDDTGFVVPASKADRLTDCYNWAGPAQGRVIYDRAESSMWRATPTLFSGGGGLVSTALDYHRFCQMCANGGELDGARILGRKTLDLMTMNHLPGKSDLSSMSRSMFSETQNAGTGFGLGFAVTQDLARAMIPGTAGEYYWGGIFSTSFFVDPVERMHMVFMTQLSPSSLYPIRRELKTLIYSALT
- a CDS encoding methyltransferase, translated to MRAPAFASLALALLPAMAMAAEPAPSSALLAAVKAPSRTTANIARDRYRHPAETLAFFGVKPTDTVVEIWPSGGWYTEILAPYVMKRGVLYAAAANDKGLNGVRALATAHPSVYKGLRHATFPAAAGQAGVPNGTADVVLTFRNVHNWRFGATDQTQAAFDQMFAMLKPGGVLGVEEHHLPEDQVGVEEGKSGYMKRSSVIAYATKAGFKFAGESKVNANPKDTHDYPGGVWTLPPSYAEKDKDRARYAAIGESDRMTLKFVKPR